aatacAGATTGTCAAGAGCTGTATGACCAAGGGAATAGATGTTCCGGAGTTTATCAAGTCAACCCACCACATACAGATAGTGAACCATTTCCTGTCTGGTGTGACTTTTTTGATGGCCGAGGGTGGACTGTGTTTCAAAAAAGAGTAAATGGATCAgtcagttttaataaaaattggacAGATTACCAGGCAGGATTTGGTGAGATAGCTGGAGAATATTGGTTGGGCAAGTAGAAAACTATGTTTTGCGATAAAACTTTTTAACACCTTACATTTTATTTCCTGTTTGAAAATCTCTTAAACAAGTTTATTGTTAATGTATCTACAAATTCTATAATAATGTAAGTGCATCAAACTGCAAGCTTTTGTCCTACCAAAATTActaacagaaaaaaattaacttttatacCTAAATGCTAGATGTTTTTTAGACAAACACAAAACCATATTATCATAATGAATTTTGTGTTGTTGCAGTAATAAATGTCCAAACTGGTCCTATGATATGATCTGGCAATTATTTAAATCCGCTTCCACAATGCACCAGTTGTGTCTATACTACATATGAATTATCAgaattaaacataaaaatagtttatctctgtaaaaatttgtcatgTATGAAGTAGTTTAGAGCTGACAATGCAGCGTATTTCAATTTCTGAAGTACTACCTTGCTGTATTTACTTGTTTGTTTACATAGACAAGTTGTTAAAGTATTGTACTATTGCTTTGTAActtcaaaacattattttttttcatatatttacCTCCTTTGTTAAGGTTGTGATGGCGATAGTGTGAAATTTCAATAGATTTACCTGCCTACAAGTGGCAACAAAAGcattattagatattagaaagctatttaactctcttttctttcctttttttacATCTTATGGAAACTTTTCAGGTTTAGATAAAATTCATCTTTTGACCAGATCAAACACCAAACTGTCCATTTTCCTCCGAGCAGCTAATGGAACTACTGAGTCTGGAGTCTGGCCGAGttttcaaataaatggtttggcAGATGGCTACAAATTAACTGTAAGTATTTACATTGCATTAGATAATATCAACTTTACTGATTCAGCCAAAATTTTAAACCTTCAATGTAtgttaatattgtaaatattttcttaaGAAGCTACAAAAGTTAGTCTGAATTACAATTTTTCCAAAAAATATTGATTACTTAATTAATTTGAAGAAGTTGCTTTTACATTAAAATGCCTATCTCAGTTCATTTTTACTCAAAGTTCTACAATCTAGTAATACCACTAATCATATATCTAAATACTATTATTTTTCCTTTAAATAATTGAGGCACATTAAATTTGGTCTCAAAGGGAAACTAAATTTAATGTGACACTTTATATCATTTCATTAAACTGGTAAATGAGGAGTTGTCTTTTTCTGACTGATTTGCCTAAACAGTAATTTTTGAAGAAATTTTTCaattaagttttaaagaaaagatgagaaaatatgaaataataagaACTCGCTTTAGAAGTTTGGACTTCTTaggctaaaaataaaatgcttcaCAGATTTGTGGCTTCAAGACATTGATACTGAAAATAACTGAAAAagtttaaactaaaattttagaTTTCTTTTCGGAGTGATTCAGATTTGGACACAATTTAGATTATAATCTGTTGATGTCCTTAGATATGGCTATTATTGCATAACTGTAAATGACTAAGcagtttgttaaatttttttcaaataaacttTCACAGTTTGCATAAATTAGAAGGAATATAGATAATATGTATTAATTTGTTATTGTCTATATAGCATATAGCCTAGATATGTATAAACCATGATGATAGTAGCATGTCTTTAGATTACTACCTCAATTAGAGTTTAGCGATATTTGAATGTGGTAATCTAAACAAAATTCATGATAGAGAAACAGACATGTGTACTCATTAAGAGACAGTTTTCACTTATCTTCACTAACAGATAAGTGATGATGGATATCGTGGAAGTTTAGACAGCTTTAAACTGGTCTACTACCATAATGGTATGAAATTCAGTACTCCTGATCGGGATCAAGACCTCAGCTCAAGCAACTGTGCTCAAAGGTATCAAGGTGAGTCTGTTTTTGCAAAAGATTTATCAGTTCTTCACAAACTCTTTTTGTGTCGTATTCAAGCATTCGGTGTTGCTTCTAAGGACTCtcttattgctgtttgtcaacggaaaatttttatgtatatatctgtatatatatatttaaaatagtttgtaatCATTTATTTAATGTTGAAAATTTATCCACCGTAACTCTTAGATACATAAATCTGCTTTAAGGAGTTTTTCCTCAAAGTAATTGTGTAGCATATCATATTGATCATTTTTGACATATCATATTGAAAGAAAATAACAATAACTCATGAACTTAAGCTTTTGATGACCAGAGTCTAGATCTATAGCACAATGTTTCTATACTTCTGCTATGATATATATGACTAGAAAGTAGGAATACTCAGCTGACATAGAAGTCAGTCTCTTTAGTTACCATATTTGATTACGTAAAAGTTGCTTTTCTGCATGAGACGTATTCCAAGCTCAGTAGGTCatcaattaaaaatttacatggaTTTTTTGCATTCACAGTAGGTTATTACAGAATAAAAAAGTTACTCAATTTGAATGAATATGGGAACTATTTGGAGAAAGAAATACGATTCATACAGAAACTTTACCATTAAAACAAgtagaaaaaaaatgaaatgctAAGCATCACAAGAAGCcaacataaacataaaaaaccaaGTCATCTAATTTTACTGGTCAAaccaaaaaaattcatcatcaCTATCACTATAACGTGATAACTCACCATTTTCATTGTCATGATATCGTGATTTTTTTTCATatcttaattaattttaatttagctGCCAAACCAGTATCCAATGTTTCAGTAGGAGAAGGCCACAAATAACTCATTTACAATCACCGCtttgaaattttcaattttaacaaaAGGCCTGTTGGCAAATTTGTATTTTGCCAACAGATTCTGACAATCTTGTCAATAAGATTCTGGAAAAGTTATCATGGCCATTTTTCGTAACCATGATCACAGTGTTAACATCTAGTGCATAATGATGTTATCGCGATTATGTTTCTAAATACAACAGTTTCAGACCCTAGAGTTTTAGTCTAGATAAATACATATATGGGACATATTCATGTCAAAACTCTGCAAAAAATCTTTGAAGGCTTTATGATTTATGCGGGATTTATGGACATAAAACACCTTGACATTTTAAGACAGTTTTTTTGAatagaaaattatattttgtagACTGTCAGATCTAGTATGTAACCAAATATTCACAACTACTGGCATAGGGAACTTTAGGcagtttctataaaaaaaaccaCTGGGAAACTCCAGATTAAAATGTGTTTAAAATTGGTGGGAAAATTGGCAGAACTATTATGCTGTAATACGGAATCTACCTTGTTGGCTAAAAAAAGGCATAATAGTATCTTGTAGGCTTTAAAAGGTATATTGACATGCTTTGTCTGTATGCATGTCTTTAAGGGTTAGCAGAAGTGGGGTTTGTCTGCTTCAATGGATATGTTACCAACATGACTTTTTAACTCTCCATAACACCGAAGTAAATTGTGCTCAGCAGAGTGAGAATAGACAAATTATATTTAGCTCACTGTAATTCAGTGCATAGACACTGAAAACAAGCATTACAATGATTTGTAAGGTGCTAAAGGAAGTACCTAGAAGGTTCACTGTAACTACAATTATAATACAccgaaaacttgaaaaaaaaacaatggtaATCATTTAgaacttaaaattttttttttactttttttcagtaCATAGGCAAATCAGAACTTCAGCGTGTTCTATCATAACACATTTTGAATGATAATTCTATATCTATTTGTTGTATTGTAGCTGGCTGGTGGTTTAATAACTGCCAATACGTCTTACTGAATGCATTAGAGGAGAATCAAATCGAGTGGTATAACCCACATGGCAGATATTTCGTTGAATCTGTGATGAGAGTCACCAGAGATTGAATATTACATTGAATCTGTGATGAGAGTCACCAGAGATCGAATAATTCACCCTTTCGTACAGTAAATAGTTCAACCTTCAGAAGAGAGTCAATACCACTGGGCACAGTACATCACAGACCATGAAGTTTGCCTCCTCTAATAAGATTACAGTAATCAAATGCCTTCTGCTATtcaattaaatacatgtacttatagaTAGTGatactattaaaaaatatctttaatTTGTTGAATGTGGAATGTTATGGAATGTTGTTATGCTTATCTTGTGAAAATGAGATAAATTCCTTTTGCTTTCAACCGTTCAATTGATAAAGCAGTTAGCTCGATATCAATTACAATTGCTACATCAGATTCATCATTATTGTAGTAATGTTTTCAATACTTGAGCTAGataatattttgcattttattactCAAAGTAGGTATAGTTAATTGTGCTGCTATTTGAGTTCTTGTGTGCCATATTCTTACTTATAGAATATTTGGAGCTCTTGTGTGCCATGTTATTACTTATTACTGATATTGTAGAATTTCTGGAGATTTTAGCAATTATTCTGATGTTTCAATctgaatattttattatgaaGTTTTACGATATTCTGTTATAAACTGCTGAATGAGGTATAtgatcaaatacatgtattttaggtAATAGTGAAAATTGGAGCATCGCTAGTCCTTTTTAATTACCTTAATTCAAACTTGTTCATACACTTTCACATATATTGTCTACTAACCATCAACATGCACATGTATGGTTTAGTGAAATAGCACGAGGTCATTAGCCAACACATAGGTTTCATGAAAACTTAAAAGCCCACATGTTACCACATAGTCATAAAAtctatgttcattttcacaTGTTAATTGAAAGAGCTAAGGAGGCAaactcaaatatatatatacaataatgtGTTTTAATAAACTCGTACTATAATAAAGACATGTAACCAGCTATAtggtatacaccagttatacagtataaaccagttatacagtatactgcagctatacagtatacaccagcTATACATTATACACCAGTTTTACGGTATACACCTGCTATGCATTATACTCCAGCcatacaaataaatttatttcacAAAGAACGTGACTGTTCTAATCTATTGTCAAATGACTGTAGTTATTTTTCTTATTGGTTAGAACTAACAATAGTCTATGTTTGGTTCATCtcacaataatgaaatatgaacTTATTTGTAGTAGTTCCGACCTTTCGCACAACCTATTTATCGACAAtgttttttaccaaattttttttaccaaaCAAATTCCTCTGCAAAGCAACTAATGCTTTGTTATTTTCATGCGCTTAAATAATACTAATTCTGaaaatttgaaacaatttttaagctGTTATATCATTCATGTCTAATCTACAAGACATTTTAGGTACATATTTAAGACTTTGACACTTAAGCTTGAAAAACACAGTTACAAATGAGCAGAATACAGTCGTTGCCTTTTGGTATTTATAAGTATACAAAGTATGGGTGGCTGTACTATGTACATAAGGTTATGCATATTTATGAACTACATATTACTGTGCCTTTTGTTCATTGATTTACCCCTAAAAGTTTAATGAGCCAATTCAATAAAACCTTGTTGTTATTAACGATATAACTGAAGGGAACTAGAAGGTGACCATTACCAAACATTATAATTACCAGATGTTTGTAATGGCTTTGATAACAGAAACATGCTAGTGCATAGCtagcttattattaatataactgTTTGATTATGCATGTAGTGCTGAATAAGCATTCATTAAAACTGGATTATGCATGAGGCAATCCAGTTATCATAAGATATcaaaaacaaagatattttaGATTGTTTACATCTCCAAGTTTTACCAAGAAATGTTACAGCTAATTCTACTCAGTTTATTTACAGTTAATTGAATGGTTGCCTATATTGGTTTAAATTCATGATCAACTTAACTTTGTAAATGTTTCtgccaaacattttttaacTAGATATAAAAGTTAAGGTTATAGCAGGCAATTTTTTTGCTGTATTACCTAAATGTAATTGAGTATTGTAGAGAAAGAGTTGACATATTTTTTCaagaaaacttttgaaaaattaaagcTGTTGATTTTATTCCTTTTAAATATGTAAAGGAGGTTAGCAATAGatgttatacatatttgtaCCCTATGTGGGGGCGGTTAGCATAATTTATTGTGGGAGATCCCACAAGGCATGCAAATCAAATATTCTAAttgttttgtaaagaattttgtcAATAAACGAGCAAACCATGGCAACCTTTTTAGCTAGCTGtggtttttttctatttattgggtaaaactaaaaatatcatttatatttgtattgtcTTCTAATTCTAACACATCAACTCTATTGTAAGATTAATTGTTTTCTGCTACCTTTGTTTTTTCAGATTCTTCGGCCAATTTGTAACTCACCACAAGAAGAAATATCTATGAAATTCCAATATTAGATGCCTAGAAATCTGCTCTTTTTCTCAACTATGCGAGCATTTTGAGAGCTCATATTACAGAGATGTTTGACAATATTTCTGTGTCTCCTGTAACATGCATCTGTCAGCCATTTGTATGCTCTATTTGATTAGATGGTTGATGAGTTGCTGATCTTTCTAAAATCATCAAGCATGAGGAAGttttcaaagttattttttgttcGTAGAATAATATTATAGCCATATCGTATTGTAATTTCTTCCTCCCTTCTGACATTTATGATTTTATCCTGACATTTGGCATATTTGTTTCAGCTATGCGACTAAAACTATTAGATCatttacaaaatatgtattttttcctTCATGTCTATTTGGCTGCAGAGTATGATCCTTTCACGCTTGTGGCCTGTTTGCTAGTTTTTCATGCGTCTGTCTTTCAGAATCTTCcaattatttgtatttagcaaGTGGCAAATATGATTCATTATGAAGTTTTCAATGTGAGTGTCAGTCTGTCAGCCCCACACTGTTATGTCAGTCCACACATGTTATAAAATAACAGCCTGAACTGCAAAACAACTATAATATTTCATCATGAAATCATTTAAGCGATGCTCATTGTGAACATGTAAAAGCATGTTAGTATTAGGATATAATTTTTGCATAACAAATATAGCATGAAGAAGCTGTTAATCATCTGTTTAACTGCGTTACACGAGTTCTAGAGGTATGATTCTGCATTAAGTGCGTATAGCCCAGCATTTTATCTACCAAATTTTATCTCTGATTTCTTTAGCCCATTTCAAAAAATGTATAgtttcaataataatataacggATAAAACCTAAAGCATGAACTAAGTTTTTACAGCCTTGTTTGTGCGATC
The sequence above is drawn from the Watersipora subatra chromosome 5, tzWatSuba1.1, whole genome shotgun sequence genome and encodes:
- the LOC137397219 gene encoding microfibril-associated glycoprotein 4-like is translated as MAFLSSLVLFILLVTASNARLVGLNEKGQELFQLRQSIYAARELLQNECPTFLTLNHGIFDDSAFPFHLEVTTTFHSKLLDSLAECLAGRTTAKNMTTQTPLNQSPAADEVPSTPLTSQQLLTEQRTTEQTVTREMPLPQDCQELYDQGNRCSGVYQVNPPHTDSEPFPVWCDFFDGRGWTVFQKRVNGSVSFNKNWTDYQAGFGLDKIHLLTRSNTKLSIFLRAANGTTESGVWPSFQINGLADGYKLTISDDGYRGSLDSFKLVYYHNGMKFSTPDRDQDLSSSNCAQRYQAGWWFNNCQYVLLNALEENQIEWYNPHGRYFVESVMRVTRD